One window of Nymphaea colorata isolate Beijing-Zhang1983 chromosome 1, ASM883128v2, whole genome shotgun sequence genomic DNA carries:
- the LOC116245832 gene encoding xanthotoxin 5-hydroxylase CYP82C4-like — protein sequence MKQHLSFLALNIVLRMVTGQRYDLDEGKEFSETLDEFVNLLGMFTVSDAIPLLGWLDVGGHLKAMKRIHLKMDQVASAWLAEHCPKESSSAGEKRDLIDVLIKELEDGHLSENHQTDAIIKATTMAIVKESMCLYPATPLLLPHESMEPVQLAGFEVPVGSTLFVNVWKIHRDPTFWTDPEEFKPKRFLCSRNELTSFGGQDFAFLPFGSGRRGFKWSTPMDEPVDMTEGHELALPKATPLGVLLRTTPLHRTLAALSEKHGPLFSPQLGQRRAIVVSSTDLAKECFTVNDRAFAGRPQLEGWKRLGYDRATFAFISYGPHFRELRKIVATDLLSSQQLELVKHIRVDEVGSLVRRLYGSCSNHDPVEMNQHLSCLAMNIVLRMVARKQYFDLDGEGKEFREALAEFNNLVGTFTVSDAIPWLGWLDVGGHLQAMKRVHLKIDGVASAWLAEHRQKESSSAGEERDLIDVLIKELEDGHLSENHQTDAIIKATATVLVVAGTETTAVTLEWALSLLLNNPHLLKKAHDELDCHIGKERQVDETDVNNLPYLQAIVKESMRLYPMGPLLVPHESMESIQLGGFELPVGSTLFVNVWKIHHDPTLWMDPEEFKPERFLSSCNEMTSFGGQDFAFLPFGSGRRICVHWQMAMQVLHLTVARLLQSFEWSTPMNEPVDMTEGHGLALPKATPLSAFEAPSPSPPLLVTCF from the exons ATGAAGCAGCATTTGAGCTTCTTGGCTTTGAACATTGTCCTCAGGATGGTCACCGGACAACGGTATGATTTAGATGAAGGAAAAGAGTTTAGTGAAACTCTGGATGAGTTTGTCAATCTACTTGGTATGTTCACCGTCTCTGATGCGATCCCATTGCTGGGGTGGCTAGATGTGGGTGGTCACCTCAAGGCCATGAAGAGAATTCACCTGAAGATGGATCAAGTTGCCTCGGCTTGGCTTGCAGAGCACTGCCCGAAGGAGTCCAGTAGCGCTGGCGAGAAGAGAGACTTGATTGACGTGCTCATTAAAGAATTAGAAGACGGCCACTTGTCGGAAAATCATCAAACTGACGCCATTATTAAAGCTACCACTATG GCCATAGTCAAAGAGTCAATGTGCCTATACCCAGCGACGCCGCTTTTGCTTCCACACGAGTCAATGGAACCTGTTCAACTTGCTGGGTTCGAGGTGCCGGTTGGCTCAACCTTGTTTGTTAACGTGTGGAAGATTCATCGTGACCCAACATTCTGGACGGACCCAGAAGAGTTCAAGCCAAAGAGGTTCTTGTGCAGCCGCAATGAGCTGACCAGCTTTGGTGGTCAGGACTTTGCATTCTTGCCATTTGGGTCGGGAAGGAGG GGGTTTAAATGGTCTACACCAATGGATGAGCCGGTTGACATGACGGAGGGACATGAACTAGCCCTGCCCAAAGCAACTCCACTTGGAGTCCTTTTGAG AACCACACCTCTCCATAGAACTCTTGCTGCTCTTTCAGAGAAGCACGGGCCTCTCTTCAGTCCCCAACTGGGACAAAGGCGTGCCATTGTGGTGAGCAGCACGGACCTGGCCAAGGAGTGCTTCACTGTCAATGACCGAGCCTTCGCCGGTCGGCCACAGCTAGAAGGTTGGAAACGCCTTGGCTATGATCGTGCCACTTTCGCATTCATCTCATACGGACCTCACTTTCGTGAACTCCGCAAGATCGTCGCCACCGACCTGCTGTCAAGCCAGCAACTCGAGCTGGTCAAACACATCCGGGTCGATGAAGTAGGCTCCTTGGTGCGGCGTCTGTATGGCAGTTGCAGCAACCATGATCCGGTTGAGATGAACCAGCATTTGAGCTGCTTGGCCATGAACATCGTCCTCAGGATGGTCGCCAGAAAACAGTACTTTGATTTAGACGGTGAAGGAAAAGAGTTTAGAGAAGCTCTGGCTGAGTTTAACAATCTAGTTGGTACGTTCACCGTCTCTGACGCAATCCCGTGGCTGGGGTGGCTAGATGTGGGTGGCCACCTGCAGGCCATGAAGAGGGTTCACCTGAAGATAGATGGAGTTGCCTCGGCTTGGCTTGCAGAGCACCGCCAGAAGGAGTCCAGTAGCGCCGGCGAGGAGAGAGACTTGATTGACGTGCTCATTAAAGAATTAGAAGATGGCCACTTGTCCGAAAATCATCAAACTGATGCCATAATTAAGGCCACCGCTACG GTTTTGGTAGTAGCGGGGACCGAGACCACAGCAGTCACACTTgagtgggctctctctctcttgctaaaTAACCCACATCTCCTAAAGAAAGCCCATGATGAGTTAGACTGCCACATCGGCAAAGAGCGACAAGTGGATGAAACAGATGTCAACAACTTGCCTTATTTGCAAGCCATAGTCAAAGAGTCAATGCGCCTATATCCAATGGGACCGCTTTTGGTCCCACATGAGTCAATGGAATCCATTCAACTTGGTGGGTTCGAGTTGCCGGTTGGCTCAACTCTGTTTGTTAATGTGTGGAAGATTCATCACGATCCGACATTGTGGATGGACCcagaagaattcaagccagagAGGTTCTTGAGCAGCTGCAATGAGATGACCAGCTTTGGTGGTCAGGACTTTGCGTTCTTGCCATTTGGATCGGGAAGGAGGATCTGCGTCCACTGGCAGATGGCCATGCAAGTTCTTCACCTAACTGTGGCGCGCTTGCTGCAGAGCTTTGAATGGTCTACACCCATGAATGAGCCGGTTGACATGACCGAGGGACATGGCCTAGCCCTGCCCAAAGCAACTCCGCTTAGTGCTTTTGAGGCCCCGTCTCCCTCCCCACCTCTATTAGTTACTTGTTTTTAG
- the LOC116245851 gene encoding xanthotoxin 5-hydroxylase CYP82C4-like, whose product MDSIKLKKRKARGRLPEPDGCWPIVGHLGLLTRSTPLHRTLAALSEKHGPLFSLQLGQRRAIVVSSTDLAKECFTVNDRAFAGRPQLEGWKCLGYDHATFAFISYGPHFRELRKIVATDLLSSQQLELVKHIRVDEVGSLVRRLYGSCSNHDPVEMNQHLSCLAMNIVLRMVARKQYFDLDGEGKEFREALAEFNNLVGTFTVSDAIPGRHRQKESSSAGEERDLIDVLIKELEDGHLSENHQTDAIIKATATVLVVAGTETTAVTLEWALSLLLNNPHLLKKAHDELDCHIGKERQVDETDVNNLPYLQAIVKESMRLYPMGPLLVPHESMESIQLGGFELPVGSTLFVNVWKIHHDPTLWMDPEEFKPERFLSSCNEMTSFGGQDFAFLPFGSGRRICIRWQMAMQVLHLTVARLLQSFEWSTPMNEPVDMTEGHGLALPKATPLSAFEAPSPSPPLLVTCF is encoded by the exons ATGGATTCCATCAAGCTG aagaaaagaaaagcaagaggCCGACTACCGGAACCGGACGGTTGTTGGCCAATAGTCGGACACCTCGGTCTGCTGACCAGAAGCACACCTCTCCATAGAACTCTTGCTGCTCTTTCAGAGAAGCACGGGCCTCTCTTCAGTCTCCAACTGGGACAAAGGCGTGCCATTGTGGTGAGCAGCACGGACCTGGCCAAGGAGTGCTTCACTGTCAATGACCGAGCCTTCGCCGGTCGGCCACAGCTAGAAGGTTGGAAATGCCTTGGCTATGATCATGCCACTTTCGCATTCATCTCATACGGACCTCACTTTCGTGAACTCCGCAAGATCGTCGCCACCGACCTGCTGTCAAGCCAGCAACTCGAGCTGGTCAAACACATCCGGGTCGATGAAGTAGGCTCCTTGGTGCGGCGTCTGTATGGCAGTTGCAGCAACCATGATCCGGTTGAGATGAACCAGCATTTGAGCTGCTTGGCCATGAACATCGTCCTCAGGATGGTCGCCAGAAAACAGTACTTTGATTTAGACGGTGAAGGAAAAGAGTTTAGAGAAGCTCTGGCTGAGTTTAACAATCTAGTTGGTACGTTCACCGTCTCTGACGCAATCCCCGGGAGGCACCGCCAGAAGGAGTCCAGTAGCGCCGGCGAGGAGAGAGACTTGATTGACGTGCTCATTAAAGAATTAGAAGATGGCCACTTGTCCGAAAATCATCAAACTGATGCCATAATTAAGGCCACCGCTACG GTTTTGGTAGTAGCCGGGACCGAGACCACAGCAGTCACACTTgagtgggctctctctctcttgctaaaTAACCCACATCTCCTAAAGAAAGCCCATGATGAGTTAGACTGCCACATCGGCAAAGAGCGACAAGTGGATGAAACAGATGTCAACAACTTGCCTTATTTGCAAGCCATAGTCAAAGAGTCAATGCGCCTATATCCAATGGGACCGCTTTTGGTCCCACATGAGTCAATGGAATCCATTCAACTTGGTGGGTTCGAGTTGCCGGTTGGCTCAACTCTGTTTGTTAATGTGTGGAAGATTCATCACGATCCGACATTGTGGATGGACCcagaagaattcaagccagagAGGTTCTTGAGCAGCTGCAATGAGATGACCAGCTTTGGTGGTCAGGACTTTGCGTTCTTGCCATTTGGATCGGGAAGGAGGATCTGCATCCGCTGGCAGATGGCCATGCAAGTTCTTCACCTAACTGTGGCGCGCTTGCTGCAGAGCTTTGAATGGTCTACACCCATGAATGAGCCGGTTGACATGACCGAGGGACATGGCCTAGCCCTGCCCAAAGCAACTCCGCTTAGTGCTTTTGAGGCCCCGTCTCCCTCCCCACCTCTATTAGTTACTTGTTTTTAG
- the LOC116245842 gene encoding xanthotoxin 5-hydroxylase CYP82C2-like, with protein sequence MESITTSMDSIKRVAEGLASLLALFFICKIWQKRKREGRCRLSEPNGSWPIVGHLDLLTGTTPLYRTIAALSEKHGPLFSLQLGQMHAIVVSSMDLAKECFTVNDRAFAGRPQLEGWKHLAYDHAMFSFSPYGPYFCELHKIVATEQLSSQQFELLKHIRVDEVGFLMRRLYGSCRNHEPVEMKQHLTCMALNIILRMIPGKWYFDLDGEGKDLVKLWMSLPI encoded by the coding sequence ATGGAGTCCATCACCACATCTATGGATTCCATCAAGCGGGTAGCAGAGGGTTTAGCATCTCTGCTTGCCCTTTTCTTCATCTGTAAAATTTggcaaaagaggaaaagggaaggaagaTGCCGACTATCGGAACCCAATGGTTCTTGGCCAATAGTCGGACACCTCGACCTGCTGACTGGAACCACACCTCTCTATAGAACTATCGCTGCTCTTTCAGAGAAGCACGGGCCTCTCTTCAGTCTCCAACTGGGACAAATGCATGCCATTGTGGTGAGCAGCATGGACCTCGCCAAGGAGTGCTTCACTGTCAATGACCGAGCATTTGCCGGTCGGCCACAGCTAGAAGGTTGGAAACACCTTGCCTACGATCATGCCATGTTCTCATTCAGCCCATACGGACCTTACTTTTGTGAACTCCACAAGATCGTCGCCACCGAGCAGCTGTCAAGCCAGCAATTTGAGCTGCTCAAGCACATCCGGGTAGACGAGGTGGGCTTCTTGATGCGGCGCCTGTACGGCAGTTGCAGAAACCATGAGCCGGTAGAGATGAAGCAGCATTTGACCTGCATGGCCTTGAACATCATCCTTAGGATGATCCCCGGAAAATGGTACTTTGATTTGGACGGTGAAGGAAAAGATTTAGTGAAGCTCTGGATGAGTTTGCCAATCTAG
- the LOC116245835 gene encoding cytochrome P450 CYP82H23-like, with product MESITTSMDSIKRVAEGLASLLALFFICKIWQKRKREGRCRLSEPNGSWPIVGHLDLLTGTTPLYRTIAALSEKHGPLFSLQLGQMHAIVVSSMDLAKECFTVNDRAFAGRPQLEGWKHLAYDRAMFSFSPYGPYFCELHKIVATEQLSSQQFELLKHIRVDEVGFLMRRLYGSCRNHEPVEMKQHLTCMALNIILRMIAGKWYFDLDGEGKEFSEALDEFANLVGMFTVSDAIPWLDVGGHLNAMKRVHLKMDEVASAWLAEHRRKESSSADEKRDLIDVVIKELDDGHLFENHQTDAIIKATGMVVDIEGLMDSVPETNSSHVSSTSS from the exons ATGGAGTCCATCACCACATCTATGGATTCCATCAAGCGGGTAGCAGAGGGTTTAGCATCTCTGCTTGCCCTTTTCTTCATCTGTAAAATTTggcaaaagaggaaaagggaaggaagaTGCCGACTATCGGAACCCAATGGTTCTTGGCCAATAGTCGGACACCTCGACCTGCTGACTGGAACCACACCTCTCTATAGAACTATCGCTGCTCTTTCAGAGAAGCACGGGCCTCTCTTCAGTCTCCAACTGGGACAAATGCATGCCATTGTGGTGAGCAGCATGGACCTCGCCAAGGAGTGCTTCACTGTCAATGACCGAGCATTTGCCGGTCGGCCACAGCTAGAAGGTTGGAAACACCTTGCCTACGATCGTGCCATGTTCTCATTCAGCCCATACGGACCTTACTTTTGTGAACTCCACAAGATCGTCGCCACCGAGCAGCTGTCAAGCCAGCAATTTGAGCTGCTCAAGCACATCCGGGTAGACGAGGTGGGCTTCTTGATGCGGCGCCTGTACGGCAGTTGCAGAAACCATGAGCCGGTAGAGATGAAGCAGCATTTGACCTGCATGGCCTTGAACATCATCCTTAGGATGATCGCCGGAAAATGGTACTTTGATTTGGACGGTGAAGGAAAAGAGTTTAGTGAAGCTCTGGATGAGTTTGCCAATCTAGTTGGTATGTTCACCGTCTCTGACGCGATCCCGTGGCTAGATGTGGGTGGTCACCTCAATGCCATGAAAAGGGTTCACCTGAAGATGGATGAAGTTGCCTCGGCTTGGCTTGCAGAGCACCGCCGAAAGGAATCCAGTAGTGCCGACGAGAAGAGAGACTTGATTGACGTGGTCATTAAAGAATTAGATGACGGTCACTTGTTCGAAAATCATCAAACTGATGCCATTATTAAAGCCACCGGTATG GTAGTAGACATTGAAGGTCTCATGGACAGTGTTCCAGAGACAAATAGTAGCCATGTATCTTCAACTTCGTCATAG